In the Chroococcidiopsis sp. SAG 2025 genome, one interval contains:
- a CDS encoding DUF726 domain-containing protein, whose product MDRPFLEFLEPSKGKSSAIILITGYISENNFDEQAERQWRQALRQAGWNGSIYHLWWESGDDNWKKFRCNYRWEQIKSKAKRVGKDYLPNLVSTIPEKAISLIGYSLGVRIIYYGMEYWDSSKKVLKDTVFLGGAVPRDKAWGSKTSSLTGRIVNVYNSKDSKLSREYKAGELLRNSPCGLKPIKDQHYKIINVDATSLIGTSSHSDKHYLRVLRETAGKQLWL is encoded by the coding sequence AAATCCTCAGCAATAATTTTGATAACTGGATATATAAGTGAAAATAATTTTGATGAACAAGCAGAAAGGCAATGGAGACAAGCGTTAAGACAAGCGGGGTGGAATGGCTCTATTTATCATCTCTGGTGGGAATCAGGGGATGATAATTGGAAGAAATTTAGATGCAATTACCGTTGGGAGCAAATCAAAAGTAAAGCTAAGCGTGTAGGCAAAGATTACCTACCTAACTTAGTTTCAACCATTCCTGAAAAGGCTATTTCATTAATTGGTTACTCACTAGGAGTTCGTATTATATATTACGGTATGGAGTATTGGGATAGTTCTAAGAAAGTTCTAAAAGATACAGTTTTTCTAGGTGGAGCTGTGCCGAGAGATAAAGCCTGGGGAAGTAAAACTTCATCTCTAACTGGACGAATTGTCAACGTATACAACTCTAAAGACAGCAAATTATCACGAGAATATAAAGCTGGAGAACTATTACGAAATAGTCCTTGTGGTCTTAAACCAATCAAAGACCAACATTATAAAATCATTAATGTGGATGCAACATCTTTAATTGGCACATCCAGCCACTCAGATAAGCACTATCTACGTGTATTAAGAGAGACAGCAGGAAAGCAATTGTGGTTATAA